The Patescibacteria group bacterium genome window below encodes:
- the clpP gene encoding ATP-dependent Clp endopeptidase proteolytic subunit ClpP → MPLIPTVIEKAGNYERAYDIYSRLLKDRIIFLGEPIDDHVANIVIAQLLFLDAEGSDKDIKFYINCPGGAVTSGLAIYDTMQYIKSNVSTICVGMAASMAAMLLAAGTAGKRFALPNSEIMIHQVLGGAEGQASDIKIRAEHILKMKEKMNVLLAFHTKQDIKTIEKDTDRDYFMSAEEAKKYGIIDKVIKK, encoded by the coding sequence ATGCCATTGATACCAACAGTCATTGAAAAAGCCGGAAATTACGAGCGCGCTTATGATATTTATTCGCGTCTCTTAAAGGATCGGATCATCTTTTTGGGCGAGCCGATCGACGACCATGTCGCCAATATCGTCATTGCCCAGCTTTTGTTCTTGGATGCGGAAGGAAGCGACAAGGATATCAAATTCTATATCAACTGCCCGGGCGGAGCGGTGACTTCCGGTTTGGCGATCTATGACACGATGCAATACATCAAAAGCAACGTTTCGACGATCTGCGTCGGCATGGCCGCTTCGATGGCGGCGATGCTTTTGGCGGCCGGAACCGCAGGCAAGCGTTTTGCTTTGCCGAATAGCGAAATAATGATCCATCAGGTTCTGGGCGGCGCCGAAGGCCAGGCCTCGGACATCAAGATCCGCGCCGAGCATATCCTGAAGATGAAGGAAAAGATGAATGTCTTGCTGGCTTTCCATACCAAGCAGGATATTAAGACGATCGAAAAAGATACTGACCGCGATTACTTTATGAGCGCGGAAGAGGCGAAGAAATATGGTATAATTGATAAAGTGATTAAGAAATAG